In Onthophagus taurus isolate NC chromosome 6, IU_Otau_3.0, whole genome shotgun sequence, a genomic segment contains:
- the LOC111424350 gene encoding Golgi reassembly-stacking protein 2, whose protein sequence is MGNANSIDVPGGGTEGYHILKVQENSPGSKAGLQAFFDYIVAINGTRLNEDNDTLKTLLKAGIGKQVPITVFSSKTQTVRTLSIELSDSWGGQGLLGVSIQFCSFEGSNENVWHILEVHPGSPAELAGLRSFTDYIVNADSVIHDTEDLFALIEAHEARTLKLYVYNSIDDACREVTITPNSKWGGDGSLGCGIGYGYLHRIPIRGGNINDTNNVNTTNLGYPEKSTAPIMIANTLPPINTSIGISTVENTQNDVNITNNNPTPAASVYQAPLNIPPATNIPSFNPAFSNSDPNSFLGSIQTAPIQDVPVQCFQNVPNPQNFQNVMIPQNLQNVSVPNIPPQNFQNVPTPNVTSQTVISNPQYFNPNANVSGVAPYGVYTFPQSTTQLTTPTVSPTGVPLLYDPAIAAKSAQLLLNSNEYKSS, encoded by the exons ATGGGAAACGCGAACAGCATCGACGTTCCCGGCGGAGGAACCGAAGGATATCACATTTTAAAG GTCCAAGAAAATTCACCAGGAAGCAAAGCAGGCTTACAAGCATTTTTCGATTATATCGTAGCTATAAATGGAACGAGACTCAACGAGGATAATGACACGttaaaaacacttttaaaaGCAGGAATTG GTAAACAAGTACCAATAACTGTTTTTAGTAGCAAAACTCAAACTGTCAGAACATTATCAATTGAGCTAAGTGATTCGTGGGGTGGACAAGGTTTATTGGGTGTTAGCATACAATTTTGTTCGTTTGAAGGCTCAAACGAAAATGTGTGGCACATTTTAGAAGTACATCCTGGTTCGCCAGCAGAATTGGCTGGGTTAAGGTCATTTACTGATTATATAGTGAATGCTGACTCAGTTATACATGATACTGAAGATTTATTTGCTTTGATTGAAGCCCACGAAGCaagaactttaaaattgtatgTTTATAATAGTATTGATGATGCTTGTAGAGAAGTTACAATCACCCCAAACTCAAAATGGGGGGGAGATGGAAGTTTGGGATGTGGGATTGGGTACGGTTATTTACACAGGATACCTATTAGAGGGGGTAATATAAACGATACAAATAATGTGAATACCACAAATTTGGGTTATCCTGAAAAAAGTACTGCTCCAATTATGATTGCTAATACATTACCACCCATAAATACATCAATTGGAATTTCAACTGTTGAAAATACACAAAATGAtgttaatattacaaataataatccaacacCTGCAGCTTCGGTGTATCAAGCGCCTTTAAATATTCCCCCAGCTACTAATATCCCTAGTTTTAACCCTGCATTTTCTAATAGTGATCCAAATTCTTTTCTGGGATCTATTCAAACAGCACCAATTCAAGACGTTCCAGTTCAATGTTTTCAAAATGTTCCGAATCCacaaaactttcaaaatgtGATGATCCctcaaaatttacaaaatgtgTCGGTTCCAAACATCCCacctcaaaattttcaaaatgtacCAACCCCAAATGTAACTTCTCAAACGGTTATTTCAAATCCTCAATATTTTAATCCGAATGCAAATGTTTCTGGGGTCGCACCTTACGGTgtttacacttttccgcaGTCGACGACTCAATTAACGACGCCTACGGTTTCCCCGACGGGAGTTCCTTTACTTTATGATCCGGCGATAGCGGCGAAATCGGCACAGCTACTTTTGAATAGCAACGAGTACAAGTCGAGttaa
- the LOC111424297 gene encoding bifunctional peptidase and (3S)-lysyl hydroxylase Jmjd7-like has protein sequence MADFDEPFKILSQESKELLHVNCKVPVVENIGSEWDITFLREYVSRNMPVLIKSGCSHYPAVKKWSSKYFIENIGENNVTVALTPNGYADGLFIKDLETLFVTPEEIKMDMSQFLTLLNNPINNVICYVQEQNSNLTSTFKSLLSDVDEEISWASKAFGKNPDAINFWMGDSRAITSMHKDPYENIYCVIKGHKDFILIPPTDLPFVPYKKYKCASFKNVTKSGFEVEYSKDCDGKVVELPWISIDPLNPDYNLYPEFKSANIYKVRVEKGDCLYLPSLWFHHVQQSHGCIAVNYWYDMDFDVKYCYYKMLEAMCQQK, from the exons ATGGCTGATTTTGATGAACCCTTCAAAATTTTGAGTCAAGAATCAAaag aattacttcatgTTAATTGTAAAGTACCGGTGGTTGAGAATATTGGTTCAGAATGGGACATAACCTTTTTACGAGAATATGTTTCTCGAAACATGcctgttttaataaaaagcggTTGTTCTCACTACCCCGCTGTTAAGAAATggtcatcaaaatattttat CGAAAATATTGGTGAAAATAACGTTACGGTAGCTTTAACACCGAATGGATACGCCGACgggttatttattaaagatttagaAACGTTATTTGTAACACCTGAGGAAATAAAAATGGATATGAGTCAATTTTTGACTTTATTAAACAACCCAat taataacGTAATTTGTTATGTTCAGGAACAAAATTCTAATTTGACAAGTACTTTTAAATCGTTATTAAGTGATGTTGATGAAGAAATAAGTTGGGCGTCGAAAGCATTTGGAAAAAATCCGGACgctattaatttttggatGGGCGATTCTCGAGCAATTACAAgca tgCATAAAGATCCTTACGAAAACATCTATTGCGTCATCAAAGGCCACaaagattttatattaataccaCCAACTGATTTACCCTTTGTTccttacaaaaaatataaatgcgCGTCATTTAAAAACGTTACAAAAAGCGGTTTTGAAGTTGAATATAGCAAAGATTGCGATGGAAAAGTTGTTGAGTTACCTTGGATTTCCATTGATCCATTAAACCcagattataatttatatccAGAATTTAAATCTGCCAATATTTATAAGGTTAGAGTGGAAAAAGGTGACTGTTTGTATCTTCCAAGTTTGTGGTTTCATCATGTGCAGCAAAGTCATGGATGTATAGCTGTGAATTATTGGTATGATATGGATTTTGATGTTAAgtattgttattataaaatgttGGAAGCTATGtgtcaacaaaaataa